From one Mytilus galloprovincialis chromosome 13, xbMytGall1.hap1.1, whole genome shotgun sequence genomic stretch:
- the LOC143056433 gene encoding uncharacterized protein LOC143056433 isoform X1, protein MFYTLDNVLIPDLYQIKKEFDLIDIIEWYTRLLLEHVTKPRHLRGLPLSLFVLKDMSGMKKRLRESRIPEIIDIISCLCDVACAVHLNIEMEGVHLCKPQQQKKSSFEGTFLHGQNKNKSNLLKLINNHTDLFPKLLCAKVKFGAVRRDLGLCEGSSRNLEKSKEPGLNVYKVVEERFLAKKLQTLKSKDSKELKKMEKVMSEFEELGGEISKLANIIKEQILRRTKDQMNSIHNNLKTILCTCKLDSKHEIVENTLNSYWKGDISDNIYKYYSDIYKFPVIKSTTTFTNWGYLFHLQPTILHRKLRSDDEIEIIFLNSSYGRIFSSSNCKHILSSSYKVNEHGVIKEKQDVSVKCKLWLLARTVGFGWYRKYYIGKKRWGIFTNPESLDLTP, encoded by the exons ATGTTCTATACTCTGGACAATGTTCTTATTCCTGATCtctatcaaattaaaaaggaATTTGATCT CATTGATATAATAGAATGGTATACTCGACTTCTATTAGAACATGTAACAAAACCTCGTCATCTACGTGGTCTTCCCCTGTCACTGTTTGTGTTGAAAGATATGTCTGGTATGAAGAAACGGCTGAGAGAATCAC GAATTCCTGAGATTATAGATATTATTTCCTGTTTATGTGACGTAGCATGCGCTgttcatttaaatattgaaatggaaggTGTTCATTTGTGTAAACCTCAACAACAGAAAAAATCGTC GTTTGAAGGAACATTTCTCCATGGTCAGAACAAGAATAAATCGAACCTACTGAAATTGATAAACAACCATACTGATCTTTTCCCAAAACTTCTGTGTGCCAAAGTG AAATTTGGAGCTGTACGGAGGGATTTGGGCTTATGCGAGGGAAGTTCACGTAATCTCGAAAAAAGTAAAGAGCCCGGATTAAACGTATACAAAGTAGTAGAAGAAAGATTTCTTGCCAAAAAATTACAAACCTTGAAATCAAAAGACAGCAAAGAATTGAAGAAAATGGAGAAAGTCATGTCGGAGTTTGAAGAGTTAGGAGGTGAAATATCGAAG CTCGCTAACATTATAAAGGAACAGATTCTAAGAAGAACGAAGGATCAAATGAACAGTATCCATAACAACTTAAAAACGATATTGTGTACCTGCAAATTAGACAGCAA ACACGAGATAGTAGAAAACACACTCAATTCATATTGGAAAGGAGATATATCAGATAACATCTACAAATATTACAGCGATATATACAAATTTCCTGTCATAAAATCCACG ACGACATTTACAAATTGGGGATACTTGTTTCAtcttcaacccaccattttacaTCGTAAACTCAGAAGTGACGACGAAATTGAAATTATATTCCTGAACTCTAGCTATG GACGGATTTTCTCTTCCTCTAACTGTAAACACATATTATCTTCAAGTTACAAAGTAAATGAACATGGAGTTATTAAAGAGAAGCAAG atgtcAGTGTAAAATGTAAACTATGGCTTCTAGCCAGGACAGTAGGCTTTGGATGGTACAGGAAATATTATATAGGAAAGAAGAGATGGGGAATATTTACTAACCCAGAATCATTAGATTTAACTCCTTAG
- the LOC143056433 gene encoding uncharacterized protein LOC143056433 isoform X2 produces the protein MEGVHLCKPQQQKKSSFEGTFLHGQNKNKSNLLKLINNHTDLFPKLLCAKVKFGAVRRDLGLCEGSSRNLEKSKEPGLNVYKVVEERFLAKKLQTLKSKDSKELKKMEKVMSEFEELGGEISKLANIIKEQILRRTKDQMNSIHNNLKTILCTCKLDSKHEIVENTLNSYWKGDISDNIYKYYSDIYKFPVIKSTTTFTNWGYLFHLQPTILHRKLRSDDEIEIIFLNSSYGRIFSSSNCKHILSSSYKVNEHGVIKEKQDVSVKCKLWLLARTVGFGWYRKYYIGKKRWGIFTNPESLDLTP, from the exons atggaaggTGTTCATTTGTGTAAACCTCAACAACAGAAAAAATCGTC GTTTGAAGGAACATTTCTCCATGGTCAGAACAAGAATAAATCGAACCTACTGAAATTGATAAACAACCATACTGATCTTTTCCCAAAACTTCTGTGTGCCAAAGTG AAATTTGGAGCTGTACGGAGGGATTTGGGCTTATGCGAGGGAAGTTCACGTAATCTCGAAAAAAGTAAAGAGCCCGGATTAAACGTATACAAAGTAGTAGAAGAAAGATTTCTTGCCAAAAAATTACAAACCTTGAAATCAAAAGACAGCAAAGAATTGAAGAAAATGGAGAAAGTCATGTCGGAGTTTGAAGAGTTAGGAGGTGAAATATCGAAG CTCGCTAACATTATAAAGGAACAGATTCTAAGAAGAACGAAGGATCAAATGAACAGTATCCATAACAACTTAAAAACGATATTGTGTACCTGCAAATTAGACAGCAA ACACGAGATAGTAGAAAACACACTCAATTCATATTGGAAAGGAGATATATCAGATAACATCTACAAATATTACAGCGATATATACAAATTTCCTGTCATAAAATCCACG ACGACATTTACAAATTGGGGATACTTGTTTCAtcttcaacccaccattttacaTCGTAAACTCAGAAGTGACGACGAAATTGAAATTATATTCCTGAACTCTAGCTATG GACGGATTTTCTCTTCCTCTAACTGTAAACACATATTATCTTCAAGTTACAAAGTAAATGAACATGGAGTTATTAAAGAGAAGCAAG atgtcAGTGTAAAATGTAAACTATGGCTTCTAGCCAGGACAGTAGGCTTTGGATGGTACAGGAAATATTATATAGGAAAGAAGAGATGGGGAATATTTACTAACCCAGAATCATTAGATTTAACTCCTTAG